A DNA window from Turicibacter sp. TJ11 contains the following coding sequences:
- a CDS encoding amidohydrolase, with translation MKTLIKNAWILTMDQALSTYPQGMLMMEDDQITYVGDYDALLAEDADEVIDAMGGLLIPGMVNTHAHVSMIPFRSLGDDCPDRLRRYLFPLEIECMNASLVYEAARYGILEMQRSGVTTFLDMYYFEEEVARACDEMQMRGVLGETVINFPTCDCEEAYGGLDYSENFIRNWKSHELVTPIIAPHATNTNDASALKAAHEIAKTYDTLISMHVAEMDYEMKEFRENYNMTPVEYLDSIGVLSDRLVAAHCIHVNEHDMKLMAARGTSVAHCVGSNMKAGKGISPIKEMVQHGITVGLGTDGPSSGNTLDLFTQMKTTVYAQKTHYKDRSLFKAEEILKLATIEGAKVLKMDEKIGSLEVGKKADLVLIETNSVNMFPIYDPYSAIVYSANASNVDSVWINGVRVLKEKQSIFNQQEIKEALMQEMKIFKQRAIERSKEL, from the coding sequence ATGAAAACTTTAATTAAAAATGCTTGGATTTTAACAATGGATCAGGCGTTATCAACCTATCCACAAGGAATGTTAATGATGGAAGATGATCAAATTACTTATGTGGGTGATTATGATGCTTTATTAGCAGAAGATGCGGATGAAGTGATTGATGCGATGGGAGGCCTACTGATTCCAGGAATGGTTAATACACATGCGCACGTTTCAATGATTCCTTTTCGATCATTAGGAGATGACTGTCCGGATCGACTTCGCCGTTACTTATTTCCGCTCGAAATTGAATGTATGAATGCATCATTAGTTTATGAAGCAGCACGTTATGGTATTTTAGAGATGCAACGTAGTGGTGTAACGACGTTTTTAGATATGTACTACTTTGAAGAGGAAGTGGCACGTGCATGCGATGAGATGCAAATGCGCGGAGTTCTTGGAGAGACGGTTATTAACTTTCCAACATGTGATTGTGAAGAAGCATATGGTGGCCTTGACTATAGTGAGAATTTTATTCGTAACTGGAAATCACATGAATTAGTGACACCAATCATTGCACCTCATGCAACGAATACAAATGACGCTTCTGCATTAAAGGCGGCCCACGAAATTGCCAAGACATACGATACGTTAATTTCTATGCATGTCGCTGAAATGGATTATGAAATGAAGGAATTTCGTGAAAATTATAATATGACACCAGTGGAATATTTAGATTCAATTGGTGTGTTGAGTGATCGCTTAGTAGCTGCGCATTGTATTCATGTCAATGAACATGATATGAAGTTAATGGCCGCACGTGGAACAAGTGTAGCACATTGTGTAGGATCGAATATGAAAGCTGGAAAAGGGATTTCACCTATTAAAGAAATGGTGCAGCATGGAATTACAGTTGGACTTGGAACGGATGGGCCAAGTAGTGGAAATACACTGGATTTATTTACTCAAATGAAAACAACAGTTTATGCTCAAAAAACACATTATAAAGATCGGTCATTATTTAAAGCAGAAGAAATTTTAAAGTTAGCGACGATTGAAGGAGCGAAAGTGTTAAAGATGGATGAAAAAATTGGCTCATTAGAAGTTGGTAAAAAAGCGGATCTTGTTTTGATTGAAACAAACTCGGTAAATATGTTCCCAATTTATGATCCATATTCAGCCATTGTATATAGTGCAAATGCTTCAAATGTGGATAGTGTCTGGATTAATGGGGTACGTGTGTTAAAGGAAAAGCAATCTATTTTTAATCAACAGGAGATTAAAGAAGCATTAATGCAAG